A region from the Coffea eugenioides isolate CCC68of chromosome 9, Ceug_1.0, whole genome shotgun sequence genome encodes:
- the LOC113782749 gene encoding protein SRG1-like, producing the protein MESGMIKLGSSLKVPYVQELAKEKFASVPPRYIRPDPIKLHGVSTEEIPVIDMQRLLSDESVNPELEKLHFACKEWGFFQLINHGVSSSLVDKLKLEMQKFFNLTIEEKMRFAQEPGDIEGYGQAFVVSEEQKLDWGDMFYMVALPTHLRKPHLLPNLPLPFRDTLDQYSKELKILAIKVLEQMTKALGMKLEDMTMLFQEGMQSMRMNYYPPCPQPELVMGLCPHSDAAGLTIVLQVNEVEGLQIKKAGAWVPVVPLPNAFIVNVGDILEIVTNGIYKSVEHRATVNLHNERLSIATFFSPKLDGDMGPAPSLITPENPAIFRRISMIEYLKVFYSRELDGKSFIDAMRTQIEDF; encoded by the exons ATGGAATCTGGTATGATAAAGTTGGGAAGCTCTCTAAAGGTACCCTATGTTCAGGAGTTGGCTAAGGAGAAATTTGCATCAGTTCCACCCCGATACATACGACCTGATCCAATCAAACTTCATGGGGTCTCCACAGAGGAAATCCCAGTAATTGACATGCAAAGGTTGCTTTCGGATGAATCAGTGAATCCAGAGCTTGAAAAGTTGCATTTTGCCTGCAAAGAATGGGGCTTCTTCCAG CTGATTAATCATGGAGTGAGCTCTTCATTAGTGGACAAACTGAAACTAGAGAtgcaaaagtttttcaatttgacGATTGAAGAGAAGATGAGATTTGCCCAAGAACCGGGCGATATAGAAGGATATGGACAGGCCTTTGTTGTATCTGAGGAACAAAAACTTGACTGGGGTGACATGTTTTACATGGTCGCTCTGCCAACTCACTTGAGAAAACCTCATTTACTTCCCAACCTTCCTCTTCCATTCAG AGACACTCTAGATCAGTACTCAAAGGAATTGAAAATCCTTGCCATCAAGGTCCTTGAGCAAATGACAAAAGCATTAGGAATGAAGCTTGAAGATATGACAATGCTTTTCCAAGAAGGGATGCAATCAATGAGGATGAACTATTATCCTCCATGTCCCCAACCTGAGCTTGTGATGGGCCTTTGCCCCCACTCTGATGCTGCTGGGCTTACCATAGTGCTTCAAGTCAATGAAGTGGAAGGCCTCCAAATCAAAAAGGCTGGAGCTTGGGTTCCTGTTGTACCACTTCCTAATGCATTCATAGTCAATGTTGGAGACATTTTAGAG ATTGTGACAAATGGGATTTACAAGAGTGTTGAGCATCGGGCAACTGTGAATTTGCACAACGAAAGGCTTTCCATTGCAACGTTCTTTTCTCCAAAACTGGATGGTGACATGGGTCCAGCGCCAAGTCTTATCACCCCTGAAAATCCAGCAATTTTCAGAAGAATTAGTATGATTGAGTATTTAAAAGTGTTTTATTCCCGTGAACTAGATGGGAAATCATTCATTGACGCAATGAGGACCCAAATCGAAGACTTTTAG
- the LOC113782750 gene encoding protein SRG1-like isoform X2: protein MESGMINLGSSLKVPYVQELAKEKFASVPPRYIRPDPTKIHGVSTEEVPVIDMQRLLSDESVNPELEKLHFACKEWGFFQLINHGASSSLVDKLKLEMQKFFNLTIEEKMRFAQEPGDVEGYGQAFVVSEEQKLDWGDMFFMVTLPTHLRKPHLLPNLPLPFRL from the exons ATGGAATCTGGTATGATAAACTTGGGAAGCTCTCTAAAAGTACCCTATGTTCAGGAGTTGGCTAAGGAGAAATTTGCATCAG TTCCACCCCGATACATACGACCTgatccaaccaaaattcacgGGGTCTCCACAGAGGAAGTCCCAGTAATTGACATGCAAAGGTTGCTTTCTGATGAATCAGTGAATCCAGAGCTTGAAAAGTTGCATTTTGCCTGCAAAGAATGGGGCTTCTTCCAG CTGATTAATCATGGAGCGAGCTCTTCATTAGTGGACAAACTGAAACTAGAGAtgcaaaagtttttcaatttgacGATTGAAGAGAAGATGAGATTTGCCCAAGAACCGGGCGATGTAGAAGGATATGGACAGGCCTTTGTTGTATCGGAGGAACAAAAACTTGACTGGGGTGACATGTTTTTCATGGTCACTCTGCCAACTCACTTGAGAAAACCTCATTTACTTCCCAACCTTCCTCTTCCATTCAG ATTGTGA
- the LOC113782750 gene encoding protein SRG1-like isoform X1, whose amino-acid sequence MESGMINLGSSLKVPYVQELAKEKFASVPPRYIRPDPTKIHGVSTEEVPVIDMQRLLSDESVNPELEKLHFACKEWGFFQLINHGASSSLVDKLKLEMQKFFNLTIEEKMRFAQEPGDVEGYGQAFVVSEEQKLDWGDMFFMVTLPTHLRKPHLLPNLPLPFRYKKICTHIHIIVFRVHLIKLKFEI is encoded by the exons ATGGAATCTGGTATGATAAACTTGGGAAGCTCTCTAAAAGTACCCTATGTTCAGGAGTTGGCTAAGGAGAAATTTGCATCAG TTCCACCCCGATACATACGACCTgatccaaccaaaattcacgGGGTCTCCACAGAGGAAGTCCCAGTAATTGACATGCAAAGGTTGCTTTCTGATGAATCAGTGAATCCAGAGCTTGAAAAGTTGCATTTTGCCTGCAAAGAATGGGGCTTCTTCCAG CTGATTAATCATGGAGCGAGCTCTTCATTAGTGGACAAACTGAAACTAGAGAtgcaaaagtttttcaatttgacGATTGAAGAGAAGATGAGATTTGCCCAAGAACCGGGCGATGTAGAAGGATATGGACAGGCCTTTGTTGTATCGGAGGAACAAAAACTTGACTGGGGTGACATGTTTTTCATGGTCACTCTGCCAACTCACTTGAGAAAACCTCATTTACTTCCCAACCTTCCTCTTCCATTCAGGTACAAGAAAATTTGCACACACATTCATATCATTGTATttagggtgcatttgataaaattgaaatttgaaatctaa